A single Kribbella aluminosa DNA region contains:
- a CDS encoding sugar phosphate isomerase/epimerase family protein produces MPRPITLFTGQWADLPFEEVCQFASEAGYDGVEIACSGDHFDVQQAVDDDSYVQGRKDILEKYNLQVFAISNHLVGQAVCDDPIDFRHQAIVPSRIWGDGDAEGVRQRAAEDLKNTARAAKKLGVKTVIGFTGSSIWQYVAMFPPVPAERIEAGYKDFADRWNPILDVFDEEGVRFAHEVHPSEIAYDYWTTTLTLEAIGHREAFGLNWDPSHMVWQDIDPVAFLWDFKDRIYHVDCKDTRMRVGGGRNGRLGSHLPWGDPRRGWDFYSTGHGDVQWEDCFRVLNSIGYDGPISVEWEDAGMERKVGAAEAVNVIRALAFDKPTAAFDAAFATDK; encoded by the coding sequence ATGCCTCGTCCGATCACACTGTTCACCGGTCAGTGGGCCGACCTGCCGTTCGAGGAGGTCTGCCAGTTCGCGTCCGAGGCCGGGTACGACGGCGTCGAGATCGCCTGCTCCGGTGACCACTTCGACGTCCAGCAGGCCGTCGACGACGACTCGTACGTGCAGGGCCGCAAGGACATCCTGGAGAAGTACAACCTGCAGGTCTTCGCGATCTCCAACCACCTGGTGGGGCAGGCGGTCTGCGACGACCCGATCGACTTCCGGCACCAGGCGATCGTGCCGTCCCGGATCTGGGGCGACGGCGACGCCGAGGGCGTCCGGCAGCGCGCCGCGGAGGACCTGAAGAACACCGCCCGGGCAGCGAAGAAGCTCGGCGTGAAGACCGTCATCGGCTTCACCGGTTCGTCGATCTGGCAGTACGTCGCGATGTTCCCGCCGGTGCCGGCCGAGCGGATCGAGGCCGGGTACAAGGACTTCGCCGACCGGTGGAACCCGATCCTCGACGTGTTCGACGAAGAGGGCGTGCGGTTCGCGCACGAAGTACACCCGTCCGAGATCGCGTACGACTACTGGACCACGACGCTGACCCTCGAGGCGATCGGTCACCGGGAGGCGTTCGGCCTGAACTGGGACCCGTCGCACATGGTCTGGCAGGACATCGACCCGGTAGCGTTCCTCTGGGACTTCAAGGACCGGATCTACCACGTCGACTGCAAGGACACCCGGATGCGGGTCGGTGGCGGCCGCAACGGCCGGCTCGGGTCGCACCTGCCGTGGGGCGACCCGCGGCGCGGCTGGGACTTCTACTCCACCGGTCACGGCGACGTGCAGTGGGAGGACTGCTTCCGGGTGCTGAACTCGATCGGCTACGACGGCCCGATCTCGGTCGAGTGGGAGGACGCCGGCATGGAGCGCAAGGTCGGCGCCGCGGAGGCGGTCAACGTCATCCGCGCACTCGCCTTCGACAAGCCCACCGCCGCCTTCGACGCCGCCTTCGCCACGGACAAGTAA
- a CDS encoding CynX/NimT family MFS transporter, with protein MRVVAVLAEPMTRERSSLITATAFVVALSLRPALTAVGPVLPRIGDALHLGEATQGLLGTLPLLAFAVASPLVHLASRRFGMERAVFVSLLVLAAGSAIRPYAGPAGLWIGTAVVGAAIAVGNVLVPVIIKRDYSAHVSRATGIYTAFITGGAAIASILAVPLADAVDWRLSLAVWGGLALLVAIVWLPRTLSPEPMPAATTDDETPPVSVWRQPMAWLVTGFMGLQSTSFYLFVNWLPTIESSTGGVSERATGVHLFVFQVFGLIGGLSIPFLLKHPTNQRAGLMTASTPILLALIGLLVAPHLAIVWAVVGGLGQGAGLVAALSLISLRGRGHHETTQLSGMAQAVGYSLAAAGPVVAGYLTQVTGGWRTTLTVFATLAAVQVSLGFAVGRDTRPT; from the coding sequence GTGCGTGTTGTGGCAGTGCTGGCCGAACCCATGACTCGAGAGCGGTCGTCGCTGATCACAGCGACCGCCTTCGTGGTCGCGCTGAGCCTGCGGCCGGCGCTGACCGCCGTCGGTCCGGTGCTGCCGCGGATCGGCGACGCGCTGCACCTCGGTGAGGCCACACAGGGTCTGCTCGGCACGCTGCCGCTGCTCGCGTTCGCGGTCGCCTCTCCCCTGGTGCACCTGGCGTCCCGGCGGTTCGGGATGGAGCGGGCCGTGTTCGTCTCGCTCCTGGTGCTGGCCGCCGGCAGCGCGATCCGCCCGTACGCCGGCCCGGCCGGCCTCTGGATCGGGACCGCCGTGGTCGGCGCCGCGATCGCCGTCGGGAACGTGCTGGTGCCGGTGATCATCAAGCGCGACTACTCCGCGCACGTGTCCCGGGCGACCGGGATCTACACGGCGTTCATCACCGGTGGCGCCGCGATCGCGTCGATCCTCGCCGTACCGCTCGCCGACGCCGTCGACTGGCGGCTGTCACTCGCGGTCTGGGGCGGTCTCGCCCTGCTGGTCGCGATCGTCTGGCTACCGCGGACGCTCTCCCCGGAGCCGATGCCGGCGGCAACGACCGACGACGAGACGCCTCCGGTGAGTGTCTGGCGGCAGCCGATGGCGTGGCTGGTGACCGGGTTCATGGGGCTGCAGTCGACGAGCTTCTACCTGTTCGTGAACTGGCTACCGACGATCGAGAGCTCGACGGGCGGCGTCTCCGAGCGCGCCACCGGCGTCCACCTGTTCGTGTTCCAGGTGTTCGGGCTGATCGGCGGGCTCAGCATCCCGTTCCTGCTGAAGCACCCGACCAACCAGCGGGCGGGCCTGATGACGGCGAGTACGCCGATCCTGCTCGCGCTGATCGGGCTGCTGGTGGCGCCGCACCTCGCGATCGTGTGGGCGGTCGTCGGCGGCCTCGGCCAGGGCGCCGGGCTGGTCGCCGCGCTGTCGCTGATCAGCCTCCGCGGGCGCGGCCACCACGAGACCACGCAGCTGTCCGGGATGGCGCAGGCGGTCGGTTACTCGCTCGCCGCGGCCGGCCCGGTCGTCGCGGGCTACCTGACCCAGGTCACCGGCGGCTGGAGGACGACGCTCACGGTGTTCGCCACGCTGGCCGCCGTACAAGTCTCACTAGGCTTCGCCGTCGGCCGCGACACCCGCCCCACCTGA
- a CDS encoding FadR/GntR family transcriptional regulator yields the protein MESLVRQVPLVLQVSGQFRARIESGAWPRGSRIPGEHQLATELGVSRGTVREALRSLSLTGLLEPRVGDGTYVRATNEISGVLVRDELSASLTDVLDARAGIEAAAARLAARKAQPESLTALAEVLEARAATLESGDLDAFVAVDTDFHRGVVVASGNPLLLRLYDALAEVMTESIHQTATIPEDHRLGDAHVDVLEAIRAGDPEAASQASYALIETVKLTGSGQ from the coding sequence ATGGAGTCCTTGGTGCGGCAGGTGCCGCTCGTGCTGCAGGTGTCGGGGCAGTTCCGGGCGCGGATCGAGTCCGGCGCCTGGCCGCGCGGTTCGCGGATCCCGGGGGAGCACCAGCTCGCGACCGAGCTCGGCGTCAGTCGCGGCACGGTCCGTGAGGCGCTCCGGTCGTTGAGCCTGACCGGCCTGCTGGAACCGCGCGTCGGCGACGGGACGTATGTGCGCGCGACCAACGAGATCAGCGGCGTACTGGTCCGCGACGAGCTGTCCGCGTCACTCACCGACGTGCTCGACGCCCGCGCCGGCATCGAGGCTGCCGCCGCCCGGCTGGCCGCCCGCAAGGCGCAACCGGAGAGCCTGACGGCCCTGGCGGAGGTGCTGGAGGCTCGCGCCGCGACGCTCGAGTCCGGTGACCTGGATGCGTTCGTGGCCGTCGACACCGACTTCCACCGCGGCGTCGTGGTCGCGAGCGGGAACCCGCTGCTGCTCCGGTTGTACGACGCGTTGGCGGAGGTGATGACCGAGTCGATCCACCAGACCGCGACGATCCCGGAGGATCACCGCCTCGGCGACGCGCACGTCGACGTACTGGAAGCGATCCGGGCCGGGGATCCGGAGGCGGCGAGTCAGGCGTCGTACGCGTTGATCGAGACCGTCAAGCTCACGGGGTCCGGCCAGTAG
- a CDS encoding GNAT family N-acetyltransferase produces the protein MDFRVAGSEDAAAVAELHGDSWRRHYRGAYADAFLDDESPEYLGAMWAKRLADRDGTRTTVAEYDGQLIGLAHVVFDADPAYGALVDNLHVRAPLKGQGIGTELLARAATGVPTGLYLWVLEQNTAAQAFYEARGGIRGDRRNVPPPGGEPRRLNGTPVCLRYYWPDPVSLTVSINAYDA, from the coding sequence GTGGACTTTCGGGTAGCGGGATCAGAGGATGCGGCCGCGGTCGCGGAGCTGCACGGTGACAGCTGGCGGCGGCACTACCGGGGCGCGTACGCGGACGCGTTCCTCGACGACGAGTCGCCGGAATACCTCGGGGCGATGTGGGCGAAGCGGCTGGCGGACCGCGACGGCACGCGGACCACGGTGGCGGAGTACGACGGGCAACTGATCGGGCTCGCGCACGTGGTGTTCGACGCGGACCCGGCATACGGCGCACTTGTCGACAATCTGCATGTCCGCGCACCACTCAAGGGCCAGGGAATCGGCACCGAGCTGCTCGCCCGTGCCGCGACCGGCGTACCCACCGGCCTGTACCTCTGGGTGCTCGAACAGAACACAGCCGCGCAGGCGTTCTACGAGGCCCGCGGCGGCATCCGCGGCGATCGCCGGAACGTCCCACCGCCAGGCGGCGAACCCCGCCGCCTGAACGGAACCCCGGTGTGCCTCCGCTACTACTGGCCGGACCCCGTGAGCTTGACGGTCTCGATCAACGCGTACGACGCCTGA
- a CDS encoding MerR family transcriptional regulator: MRIGELADRTKLSRDTLRFYEKIGLLVGERLPNGYRDFAPEAVTWLHYVRTAQALGFTLAEIGEHFDQLQDAPDQAGALSALFAEKVEVIDARMAELARLRGDLTERIGTGCPLRVVT, translated from the coding sequence ATGCGGATCGGTGAGCTGGCTGACCGGACGAAGCTGTCGAGGGACACGCTGCGGTTCTACGAGAAGATCGGGCTCCTCGTCGGCGAGCGGCTGCCCAACGGGTACCGCGACTTCGCGCCGGAGGCGGTGACCTGGCTGCACTACGTGCGGACGGCGCAGGCGCTCGGGTTCACGTTGGCGGAAATCGGCGAGCACTTCGACCAGTTGCAGGACGCGCCGGACCAGGCCGGTGCACTGTCGGCACTGTTCGCGGAGAAGGTCGAGGTGATCGACGCGCGGATGGCGGAGCTGGCGCGGTTGCGGGGCGACCTCACCGAGCGGATCGGTACCGGGTGTCCGCTGCGGGTGGTCACGTGA
- a CDS encoding MFS transporter — translation MTDDTTLVKRSRYAVAAVFCVHGSVTGSFATRVPWIQEHAGLSAGQLGLALAFPALGAALMMPLAARVSHRFGTRTALRGLLALWTLALILPSFAPGLLTLCAALLIYGGTAGMADVAMNALGVEIERRLKKSIMSGLHGLWSVGALIGSAVGTIAAHANVSAQIHHTVAAVVLTIVGAVVCQFVLNLHPEEDEEPPARFALPPKSALLIGAVGFCAVFAEGASLDWSAVYLRDILDSSAGVAAGATTGFALTMAIARITGDAVVDRFGAVRTVRASGVIATLGGLLVVVAPDAIVAMIGFGLIGVGIAVVVPLAFAAAGRTGGNASQAIAGVATITYASGLVAPSIIGGIAQASSLTMSFIVVTALAAGLAVFARVLATRPAATAATEGRQN, via the coding sequence GTGACAGATGACACCACGCTCGTCAAGCGCTCCCGGTACGCCGTCGCCGCGGTCTTCTGCGTCCACGGGTCGGTGACCGGATCGTTCGCGACCCGGGTGCCGTGGATCCAGGAGCACGCCGGACTGTCCGCCGGGCAGCTCGGGCTGGCGCTCGCGTTCCCGGCCCTCGGCGCGGCGCTGATGATGCCGCTCGCCGCCCGGGTCAGCCATCGGTTCGGCACCCGGACCGCACTCCGCGGGCTGCTCGCGTTGTGGACGCTGGCGCTGATCCTGCCGTCGTTCGCGCCCGGCCTGCTGACGTTGTGCGCCGCTCTGCTGATCTACGGCGGTACGGCGGGGATGGCCGACGTGGCGATGAACGCGCTCGGCGTCGAGATCGAACGGCGGCTGAAGAAGTCGATCATGTCCGGGCTGCACGGGCTGTGGAGCGTGGGCGCGCTGATCGGCTCCGCGGTCGGCACGATCGCGGCCCATGCGAACGTCAGCGCGCAGATCCACCACACGGTCGCGGCCGTCGTCCTGACGATCGTCGGTGCGGTGGTCTGCCAGTTCGTGCTGAACCTGCATCCGGAGGAGGACGAGGAGCCGCCGGCGCGGTTCGCGTTGCCGCCGAAGTCGGCGTTGCTGATCGGAGCGGTCGGATTCTGTGCGGTGTTCGCGGAGGGCGCGAGCCTGGACTGGTCGGCGGTGTACCTGCGCGACATCCTGGACAGCTCGGCCGGGGTCGCGGCCGGCGCGACGACCGGGTTCGCGTTGACGATGGCGATCGCGCGGATCACCGGCGACGCTGTCGTGGACCGGTTCGGTGCGGTTCGTACGGTGCGGGCCAGCGGTGTGATCGCGACCCTCGGCGGGTTGCTCGTGGTCGTCGCGCCGGACGCGATCGTCGCGATGATCGGCTTCGGGCTGATCGGCGTCGGCATCGCGGTCGTCGTACCGCTCGCCTTCGCCGCCGCCGGCCGCACCGGCGGCAACGCCAGCCAGGCGATCGCCGGCGTCGCCACCATCACCTACGCGTCCGGCCTGGTCGCCCCGTCGATCATCGGCGGCATCGCCCAGGCCAGCAGCCTGACCATGTCGTTCATCGTCGTCACCGCACTGGCGGCCGGGCTGGCCGTGTTCGCCCGCGTCCTCGCAACGCGTCCCGCAGCCACGGCAGCAACTGAAGGACGCCAAAACTGA
- a CDS encoding DeoR/GlpR family DNA-binding transcription regulator: MRSAERHQVIVERLRAVDRVSVQELVEATEASDMTVRRDLDFLAVQGVLKRVHGGAVSAMPSGLEPPHSLRSQAAVAAKQAIARAAVAHLRDGETIVLDGGTTALETARLLHDRALTVMPLSLHVAHELADAPRIRLLIPGGEARKGELSLVGPLTVASLRALRFDAAVLSPCAFSLDAGLTAFDLGDAEVKQEAMNVATRTIVLADGAKWDRAALAYVCPADRPDLIITDDSAPEDQRTVLTQRGALVEVAS, from the coding sequence ATGAGAAGTGCGGAACGGCACCAAGTGATCGTAGAACGCCTACGAGCCGTCGACCGAGTGTCGGTCCAGGAACTGGTCGAGGCCACCGAGGCGTCGGACATGACGGTCCGCCGCGATCTCGACTTCCTGGCGGTGCAGGGCGTGCTGAAACGCGTCCACGGGGGCGCGGTGTCCGCGATGCCGTCCGGTCTGGAGCCGCCGCACTCGCTTCGTTCGCAGGCCGCCGTCGCCGCCAAGCAGGCGATCGCCCGCGCCGCCGTCGCGCACCTCCGCGACGGCGAGACGATCGTCCTGGACGGCGGCACGACGGCACTCGAGACCGCCAGGCTGCTGCACGACCGCGCGCTGACTGTCATGCCGCTCTCGCTGCACGTCGCGCACGAGTTGGCGGACGCGCCACGGATCCGGCTGCTGATACCGGGCGGCGAGGCGCGCAAGGGCGAGCTCTCGCTGGTCGGCCCGCTGACCGTGGCGTCGTTGCGGGCGCTGCGCTTCGACGCCGCCGTACTGAGCCCGTGCGCTTTCAGCCTGGATGCCGGACTGACCGCGTTCGACCTGGGTGACGCCGAGGTCAAGCAGGAGGCGATGAACGTCGCCACCCGCACGATCGTGCTCGCCGACGGCGCCAAGTGGGACCGCGCCGCACTCGCCTACGTCTGCCCGGCGGACCGCCCCGACCTGATCATCACCGACGACTCCGCACCCGAGGACCAACGAACCGTGCTCACCCAACGCGGCGCCCTGGTAGAGGTCGCCTCTTGA
- a CDS encoding MFS transporter: MNAVDLQLQTAPPRAARVATWLYFGLNGFAVGMWVVHIPSIEQRTGITHSTLGLLLLVLGAAAFTGMQVAGPLVDKIGQRRLVPAAGILLGIALAGPGLATNWWTLGLALIFVGFGNGSIDVGMNAQAVVVERGYPRPIMAAFHAMWSIGGAIAAVVGAATLRAGVPTEVTLALAGVVCIVLSLIASRFLLEATEPAGEVDEAPRTKPSAKLVWALGGLAFGLMLSEGVANDWAALHFRDVLGTSVSTAAYAYAAFAVAMTVGRFLTDRVAVVVGPAAIVRWGAAMAAVGLTLVIVVPWVPVALVGWAVFGLGLAGGVPQLFTAAGNLDPRSSGALMARVVGLGYVGLLAGPALIGGLAHWMPLNVAFVLPVVLCVLTFFGGPVLNSKRN; the protein is encoded by the coding sequence TTGAACGCCGTCGACCTACAACTCCAGACCGCCCCACCCCGCGCCGCTCGCGTTGCCACCTGGCTGTACTTCGGGCTGAACGGGTTCGCCGTCGGCATGTGGGTGGTGCACATCCCGAGCATCGAGCAGAGGACCGGGATCACCCACAGCACGCTCGGGCTGCTCCTGCTGGTGCTCGGCGCCGCAGCCTTCACCGGCATGCAGGTCGCCGGGCCACTTGTCGACAAGATCGGCCAGCGCCGGCTGGTCCCGGCGGCCGGGATCCTGCTCGGTATCGCGCTCGCCGGCCCCGGGCTGGCCACGAACTGGTGGACTCTCGGCCTCGCGCTGATCTTCGTCGGCTTCGGCAACGGCTCGATCGACGTCGGGATGAACGCGCAGGCCGTGGTGGTCGAGCGCGGCTACCCGCGGCCGATCATGGCCGCGTTCCACGCGATGTGGTCGATCGGCGGTGCGATCGCCGCGGTCGTCGGCGCGGCCACGTTGCGGGCCGGCGTACCGACCGAGGTCACGCTCGCACTGGCCGGCGTGGTCTGCATCGTGCTGTCGCTGATCGCCAGCCGATTCTTGCTGGAGGCAACCGAACCCGCCGGGGAAGTGGACGAGGCGCCGCGGACGAAGCCGTCGGCCAAGCTCGTCTGGGCGCTCGGCGGGCTCGCCTTCGGCCTGATGCTGTCCGAGGGGGTCGCCAACGACTGGGCGGCGCTGCACTTCCGCGACGTCCTCGGTACGTCGGTCAGCACGGCCGCCTACGCGTACGCCGCGTTCGCGGTGGCGATGACCGTCGGACGCTTCCTCACCGACCGGGTCGCCGTCGTCGTCGGCCCGGCCGCGATCGTGCGCTGGGGTGCCGCGATGGCAGCGGTCGGCCTGACGCTGGTGATCGTGGTCCCGTGGGTGCCCGTCGCGCTCGTCGGCTGGGCGGTCTTCGGCCTCGGCCTGGCCGGCGGCGTACCACAGCTGTTCACCGCCGCCGGCAACCTCGACCCGCGGTCCTCGGGCGCGCTGATGGCCCGTGTGGTCGGCCTCGGGTACGTCGGCCTGCTGGCCGGCCCGGCGCTGATCGGCGGCCTCGCGCACTGGATGCCGCTGAACGTCGCGTTCGTCCTGCCGGTCGTGCTCTGCGTACTGACGTTCTTCGGCGGACCGGTGCTCAACTCGAAGAGGAACTGA
- a CDS encoding trans-sulfuration enzyme family protein, translating into MTPDLDPSTVVVHAGRPERVPNAPVGPSPVFSSTYVAGGDRGYGRFGNDAWTALEDTLGQLEGGRALSFASGMAAAAAVIDLVPVGGRVVAPQHAYSGVLALLDQYAETGRLTVQRADIADTEAVDVDGADLLWIESPTNPAMEVADIPALAAAAHAAGATVVVDNTFATPLLQQPLRLGADVVMHSATKFIAGHSDVILGAVVTADDGLWSAIELRRRSLGAIPGSMDAWLALRGLRTLALRLDRAQSTAAYLAERLLQHPRVSRVRYPGLPGDPGHARAAAQMSGFGAILAIELGGDAPGAQKVCESTRLWVHATSLGGVESLLERRRRWPIEVPTIPEDLIRLSVGIEHPADLWADLEQALSSSSS; encoded by the coding sequence ATGACTCCTGACCTCGACCCGTCCACCGTCGTCGTCCACGCCGGCCGCCCGGAGCGTGTGCCGAACGCCCCCGTCGGACCGTCGCCGGTGTTCAGCTCGACGTACGTGGCCGGCGGCGATCGCGGGTACGGACGGTTCGGCAACGACGCCTGGACCGCGCTCGAGGACACCCTCGGTCAGCTCGAAGGCGGCCGGGCGCTGAGCTTCGCCTCCGGGATGGCGGCGGCCGCGGCGGTGATCGACCTGGTCCCCGTCGGCGGTCGCGTGGTGGCGCCGCAGCACGCGTACTCCGGGGTCCTCGCACTCCTCGACCAGTACGCCGAAACCGGCCGGCTCACCGTCCAGCGCGCCGACATCGCGGACACCGAGGCGGTCGACGTCGACGGCGCCGACCTGCTGTGGATCGAGTCACCGACCAACCCCGCGATGGAGGTCGCCGACATCCCGGCCCTCGCCGCGGCCGCCCATGCCGCCGGCGCGACCGTGGTCGTCGACAACACCTTCGCCACTCCCCTGCTGCAGCAGCCGTTGCGGCTCGGCGCCGACGTGGTGATGCACTCGGCCACCAAGTTCATCGCCGGCCACTCGGACGTGATCCTCGGCGCCGTGGTCACCGCCGACGACGGCCTCTGGTCCGCGATCGAGCTGCGCCGCCGCAGCCTCGGGGCGATCCCCGGCTCGATGGACGCCTGGCTCGCGCTCCGCGGTCTGCGGACGCTCGCGCTCCGGCTCGACCGCGCGCAGTCGACCGCGGCGTACCTCGCCGAGCGCCTGCTGCAGCACCCCCGGGTCAGCCGGGTCCGGTACCCCGGGCTGCCCGGCGATCCCGGTCACGCCCGGGCCGCGGCGCAGATGTCCGGCTTCGGCGCGATCCTCGCGATCGAACTCGGCGGCGACGCCCCCGGAGCCCAGAAGGTCTGCGAGAGCACCCGGCTGTGGGTCCACGCCACCAGCCTCGGCGGCGTCGAGTCGCTGCTCGAACGCCGCCGCCGCTGGCCGATCGAGGTCCCGACCATCCCCGAGGACCTGATCCGCCTGTCCGTCGGGATCGAGCACCCCGCGGATCTGTGGGCCGACCTCGAGCAGGCGCTCAGTTCCTCTTCGAGTTGA
- a CDS encoding TetR/AcrR family transcriptional regulator, producing MGLREVKRERTRRLIADKAFELFCDHGFGRTTVEQIAAAAEVGPSTLYRYFPTKETLVLEFVDDCLADAVSWFHHQPALDLRDGLRTVVERVLEQLESNPDRVRAVFDLAERNGSVSAHLNELIWRFRNDLAAALVQRLPGDPLRAEFVAALSAGITMNIIENVVRVWVDSPGAVDARQLARQAMALLETGDLPLPSSR from the coding sequence ATGGGACTGCGCGAGGTGAAGCGGGAGCGGACCCGCCGGCTGATCGCGGACAAGGCGTTCGAGCTGTTCTGCGACCACGGATTCGGCCGGACCACGGTCGAGCAGATCGCGGCCGCCGCCGAGGTCGGGCCGAGCACGCTGTACCGGTACTTCCCGACCAAGGAGACGCTGGTCCTCGAGTTCGTCGACGACTGCCTGGCCGACGCCGTCAGCTGGTTCCACCACCAGCCCGCGCTGGACCTCCGCGACGGTTTGCGGACCGTGGTCGAGCGCGTCCTCGAACAGCTGGAGAGCAACCCCGACCGGGTCCGTGCGGTGTTCGACCTGGCCGAGCGGAACGGGTCGGTGAGCGCACACCTCAACGAGCTGATCTGGCGGTTCCGCAACGACCTCGCGGCCGCGCTGGTACAGCGATTGCCGGGCGACCCGCTGCGCGCGGAGTTCGTCGCGGCGCTGTCCGCCGGGATCACGATGAACATCATCGAGAACGTGGTCCGGGTCTGGGTCGACAGCCCAGGCGCCGTCGACGCCCGCCAACTCGCCCGGCAGGCGATGGCGCTCCTGGAAACCGGCGACCTCCCCCTCCCCAGCTCCCGCTGA
- a CDS encoding cytochrome P450, with translation MTESFPVRRPSGCPFDPAPEYAGYRRTEAPAKVSTPAGVDAYVISRYDDVRTLLRDTRLSSRLAPSEHVVPDADLDREVESGSILQADGAAHKRLRRMLATEFAVKRMEALRPRVAAMVEERIDAMLDSSPTPPPRSGPAADGPVDLVQEFALPIPSLVICELLGVPYADRDEFQERSAQLVRVDGWTEESQRASDDLNQYIVGLVLAKQAHREDDILSRLITRGEELGTPLSIEELVSVGVTLLIAGHETTANMIALSTLALLRNPAQLDLLRSDPSTVPAAVEELLRYLSVVHFGLFRQVTDDLTVGSSTIGAGDYLIAALSSANRDESVFPDPDRLDLERDAAAHVAFGFGPHQCIGQQLARLELQEVFTRLFARIPTLRLAVPFEEVDYRENTLVYGVTALPVTWDVPI, from the coding sequence ATGACCGAGAGCTTTCCCGTCCGCAGGCCGTCCGGCTGCCCGTTCGACCCGGCACCCGAGTACGCCGGTTACCGCCGTACCGAGGCGCCCGCGAAGGTGTCCACGCCGGCCGGCGTCGACGCGTACGTGATCAGCCGGTACGACGACGTCCGCACGCTGCTCCGGGACACCCGGCTCAGCTCGCGACTGGCGCCGTCCGAGCACGTCGTACCGGACGCGGACCTGGACCGCGAGGTGGAGTCGGGCTCGATCCTGCAGGCCGACGGGGCGGCGCACAAACGGCTGCGCCGGATGCTCGCGACCGAGTTCGCGGTGAAGCGGATGGAGGCGCTGCGCCCGCGGGTCGCGGCGATGGTCGAGGAACGGATCGACGCCATGCTGGACTCTTCCCCCACCCCACCACCCCGGTCAGGACCGGCCGCCGACGGGCCGGTCGATCTGGTGCAGGAGTTCGCGCTGCCGATCCCGTCGCTGGTGATCTGCGAGCTGCTCGGCGTCCCGTACGCGGACCGCGACGAGTTCCAGGAGCGGAGCGCCCAGCTCGTCCGGGTCGACGGGTGGACCGAGGAGAGCCAGCGGGCCAGCGACGACCTGAACCAGTACATCGTCGGCCTGGTGCTGGCGAAGCAGGCGCATCGCGAGGACGACATCCTGTCCCGGCTGATCACCCGCGGCGAGGAGCTCGGTACGCCGTTGAGCATCGAGGAGCTGGTGTCGGTCGGCGTCACGTTGCTGATCGCCGGCCACGAGACGACCGCGAACATGATCGCGCTCAGCACGCTCGCGCTGCTGCGGAATCCTGCGCAGCTCGACCTGCTCCGTTCGGATCCGTCCACAGTGCCGGCCGCCGTGGAGGAGCTGCTCCGGTACCTGTCGGTGGTGCACTTCGGGCTGTTCCGGCAGGTGACCGACGACTTGACGGTCGGATCGTCGACGATCGGCGCGGGCGACTACCTGATCGCCGCGCTGTCGTCGGCGAACCGCGACGAGAGCGTGTTCCCGGACCCGGACCGGCTGGATCTGGAACGGGACGCCGCGGCGCACGTCGCGTTCGGGTTCGGGCCGCACCAGTGCATCGGGCAGCAGCTCGCGCGGCTCGAGCTGCAGGAGGTGTTCACGCGGTTGTTCGCGCGGATCCCGACGCTGCGGCTCGCCGTACCGTTCGAGGAGGTCGACTACCGGGAGAACACGCTCGTGTACGGAGTGACAGCGTTGCCAGTCACCTGGGACGTGCCGATCTGA